The genomic DNA GCGGCGCGGCATGAGGGCGGTCGATCTGATCCGCAAGAAACGCGACGGCGGCGAACATACGCGGGAGGAGATCGATTTTCTGATCAAGGGCTACGTCCGCGGCGACATTCCCGACTATCAGATGGCCGCCTGGGCGATGGCGGTCGTGTGGCGCGGCATGACGCCGGCCGAAACCGCGCATCTCGCGCTGGCGATGGCGCATTCCGGCGAGACGGCCGACTGGTCGGCCGTCGGCGGCACGGTCGTCGACAAACACAGCACCGGCGGCGTCGGCGACAAGACGACACTGGTCGTCGCGCCGCTCGTCGCGTCGCTCGGCGTGCCGGTCGCCAAAATGTCCGGCCGCGGACTCGGCCATACCGGCGGCACGATCGACAAGCTGGAGTCGATTCCCGGGTTCCGCACCGAGATCGGACGGGACGAACTGCTGTCGATCGTCCGCCGGCACGGCGTCGCCGTCGTCGCGCAGTCCGGCGATCTTGCGCCCGCCGACAAAAAACTGTACGCGCTGCGCGACGTCACGGCGACCGTCGAATCGATCCCGCTGATCGCGGCTTCGGTCATGAGCAAAAAAATCGCCGCCGGCGCGCAGGCGATCGTGCTCGACGTGAAGGTCGGCTCCGGCGCTTTCATGAAAACGCTTTCGGAAGCGGAGGCGTTGGCGCGTGCGATGGTCCGCATCGGCGCCGACGTCGGCCGGAAGACGGCGGCCGTGCTGACGTCGATGGACCAGCCGCTCGGCTATGCCGTCG from Candidatus Reconcilbacillus cellulovorans includes the following:
- the deoA gene encoding pyrimidine-nucleoside phosphorylase (Catalyzes the reversible phosphorolysis of thymidine, deoxyuridine and their analogues to their respective bases and 2-deoxyribose 1-phosphate); translation: MRAVDLIRKKRDGGEHTREEIDFLIKGYVRGDIPDYQMAAWAMAVVWRGMTPAETAHLALAMAHSGETADWSAVGGTVVDKHSTGGVGDKTTLVVAPLVASLGVPVAKMSGRGLGHTGGTIDKLESIPGFRTEIGRDELLSIVRRHGVAVVAQSGDLAPADKKLYALRDVTATVESIPLIAASVMSKKIAAGAQAIVLDVKVGSGAFMKTLSEAEALARAMVRIGADVGRKTAAVLTSMDQPLGYAVGNALEVREAIDVLRGGGPADLRELCLRLGAQMVALAGAADDPDAALRLLEAALADGRALAKFREWVAAQGGDPAVADDPASLPSASRVRPVASPADGVVTAIDAEAVGRAAMLLGAGRETKDALVDAAAGVVLRRKRGDAVRAGETLAELHWNAAFDARAAEAERIVAGAFRIGDGPVEPEPVVYCIIDGSDSG